Genomic segment of Trichoderma breve strain T069 chromosome 7 map unlocalized scaffold00007, whole genome shotgun sequence:
AGCACCGTAACGGCTAGCCTGGCTCGAAAAAACGTGCGGCGTCGCTGCATCCCGTCCTATTTTTGGTGGTTTTTAAGCTTGATAAACCACGCCTAATTATAGCTGGGCGCACTTTGGGCATAACGACCAAACAACAAGTCAGATTATAGTTGACAAATGGCCGTTGGGCGTTCCCCCAAAGCTTTGGGTAGAATATAAAGTACTTGGTTCCTGTTCCTGCTTTGTGAAGATCTTGATCCCTTTGAGTTTATCAGCGCTAGCCATACCCTCACGTCCCCTCCATTTCTTCCAACACGCCTCTCTCTGAAGCATAGTATCCAGTTTCTTGTATTTCCAGAAAGCCAAGAAAATCTACAATTCAAGATGCGATCTTCAGTCTACgctgctctcttctccctcgtcGCCGTCGGCTTGGCTGTCGAGTGCCACCCCAAGGTTGATCCCATCCCAACCTTTTCCCTCTCAGACGGACGAAACCTGCAAAACGACATCCACGGCAACCAGTTCAACCCTCCTCTGAACTTCCCGCTCACCATCGACCCTGCACACACCGCTTCCTTCTCCGTTGGCAGTGCCATTGCCTGCATCGAGAACGCCTATTCGTTTGAGAGCACAAAAATTGGCCAGACTGACCTGGCCAACGCCATCCaagccatcatggacgagTGCGACCACGGTAATGGCGTTACCAAGGGGTAAGTCTAGACAACTAGGCGCGCATTTCATTGATAAGTCATCATGAGGCTAATTGATTTGTTTCTACAGTGGCAAGGTCGACATTATTGGCGACAACGGACTTCCTCTAGAGGTCCTGATTCAGGACCGCGCACTCGGCTGCGAGAACTAAAGCCGAGTGACGAAAATTTGTATCACGATATTAtacccttttcttttcttttctttatggGATTATTCGGCGGTTCTCCTAGCATGGGCGCAGGTGGTTATAGAGCGGGAGCCATATATTTCTACAAAACTTGATTCTCATAACAGTAGACCAATGAAGATACAAACTTGCTACTGCGACTTCTTGACTCATTTTGTGATTTGATGTGGTATTATACAGAATAGGAAGTATAGACTTAGAATTCTCATTGTCATACCTTATCTTCAATGTTGTGTTGCAACCACATTCGTCGGGTATTTATGGTATCCAGGTACTCAGAACTTACCCTACACCTGAACGACGCAATTAAATGAATACAGGAACATACCTCCGCTGAGACTACTATGGCTGGGAAGACTCGAGTTATTattttttcctcttgtttACTTGAATTACTGCACATAGAATCGAGTCATAGCTATCTTTATTTGCCCACGAAAGAGTTGCGATTTGCCCAACTAATTTGTTGATTATCCCGTCTAGTCTTCATGTATGTTTCCTATACCAGAATGATTCTATACCTAGCGGTGGGTAATTCATATACATCCAATACAACTGCACTTGAAAATGATTCGCTAAAGTAAAATAGTGTCAATATCATGCAGGAAGCCTTCCATCATATTCGTAGAAACGAAAGGTTGAGTGGAGCCAATGCCATCTACATGTGCTGTCGCAATGTCTCGAGACACATAAATTGAACCCCCTCGGCTGCTCAATGttactcttcttttcctctcttaTTCTTCCTCTCATTTGCGCCTAATTTCTATGAGCAATCAAATCTATGTATGAACCACCATTGTGTTGGCTACTCTATACCGTATTGCAACTCTCGCTACCGACTAGAATTCCCTTCGCAAACTCTCATGGCGGCTAAACCCAGAAACCCCCCAGTTGTAGCCATGAAGGTAGCACCGCGATACGGGAAATGgattcctcctcatcttcgaaCTTCCGATACGATGAGAGCACAGACTGCCGCAGATGCTCTCGATAATGTCGAGGCTAATTTGGAGCAAACCAACTCTCAAGCTTTGGCAATGGAGGTAGCACTACAATCCGTATATCGCAATAGATGgattcctcctcatcttcgacaatCCAATACTATGGAAGTACAGACTACCACGGACGCTCTCGATAATGCCGAGATCAGTTCAGAGCAAACCAACACTCGTCTCCCACAAGGAATGGACTCGGAGACAAAAAATGATGTTGTCTATAGAATGGACATGCTGGTGCGGGACCTGCTGGCCTCCCGCAAGAGTCTGGAAGACGAAAAGCGGAAATCAGCAGACAAGGATGCCGATATCGCTCAACTGAAGAAGGAAGTGGCTGACCTCCGGGACAAAGCCCGTGCGGGAGGCCAAAAGCATGAGGCCGCCGGGGAAGAGGGGTGGGCTTTCTGGGGATTCGATAAAGCGAGCGTGTTGAGCTCAGCAAACTGCGAGGAGGTGAATGAACTGCGGCGGCTGTTGGCGTTTCACAAGACAAACGGGGAGCAAGTATCAAAGAAGCTCAGAGACTTGCAAGCTACCAACAAGGACCTTGAGGCCCAGCTGCAAGTGGCCGACACGGCACTTCAGGAGCAGATGTCGCTTTTGTCGGGATTGGGTATATGTGCGCAAGCAGGGGATAGCAACGACTTACACCAGCAGGAGCAAGCAATACCAGGTGGCTTGGAGGATGCAGCCCTTGACTGAATAGCCAGTAGCAATATGATTTGTTATTACTCGCAGTAATACAGCTGCagagaaaataaaacaatTCGATGATTTTTCTCATATGTAGGGCACTTGTAACTGAGACGGTGTTGGTTAAGCACATTGGCGGAGATGATGCATGTCAAGAAGTAGAGCGCGGTGATTGGCTCAAGAAATCAGGCTGCGTTGAAGGCCTCCCGCAGTATGTCTTAGGGTTATCAAATTTTAGACAAATGGGGGTGAGATAGATGTAACCGATATGCATGAGAAAATATGTGACCAACACCATGATTGCTGTTCTACGCAAGACCCCTGTCACTGAAGCGGGTGTTGGTTGGATGCATGTGATTGCAAATATTCAATGCCATACGACATGTCAAGTAACATTGACAGATCGTTATCAGGCTGCGTTGAAGGCCTCCCGCAGCATGTCTCGAGGCTGCCGGAAGCCTGGACAGCTCATGGCCCAATTCCAGCCCGACGCTTCTTCTGCATGCAAGGGAAAAAGCAGGAATCCTCCTGCACGCCATATGTGTTGAGGTTTAGCTAGTTGCCAGCATCGAGTCACTCTGGGAGGCCCGCCAACAGCCTAGAATCATTGAGCGCTTAGATACATGTAATGTGCATGTAACACACATGTAGTATCGCTTTTCTGTAGCCCTCTAGGGCAGTCCCCAAACACATCgtttatctttattttctaGTCCTTATTTTAGGAAAATCACCAAAGCAATACTCAATGTCTGATACCCCGTCTGATACACAATCGGTCTTCTGGATGGACGTCAAGCCGAATATGCCAGATAATACTGCCATTCAGGTTCTGATGGAGAGGTGCGGTTGCTCTAGAGAGCGAGCAGTCACTTTACTAGGGGCAAGTAAACAGGTTTCGAGATTATTTGCAGTGCCTCCTTTTCCTAATGGTGTTATAGATTTGGAATAATGatgtcgacgaggccgagaaACATCATCGTATGATGGAATCGTACACTCAAGACTTGCATGACGaatctccatcctcaacgCCGGAATTTTTGGAACTTGCACAAAGCGATCCATCATCCAAGGGCTTTTTTCGTTCACGATCTAATTCTATCAAGTCTCATAGTACATCCTCGGATATGGGATACCAGAGTGACGCCCAAAAGTCCGTACATGATACAAATGAAGACAGCTTTCCCAAAGAATGGGATTTCACTTTAcctcgtcttccttggtTGGAAATCTCCACGGAGGATGACTTTAGCCCCGATAGCCTTGCCGCAGCCATTCAGCATGGTGTCACGGCCTATCGTCTCCGAAGCTATCTGAACACTTACGATCCAAGGCTTCTTGGGCAAGATATCAATGCCAACGTCATGGGGTTTCCTCTCATATTCTATGCCGTTGAGTCAAACGACGAGAACATGGTACGGCTCTTGACCGAGTTTGGAGCGAGTGCAAGTGCTGTACATGACGCTTTCCAAGTCCCTTTATTAGCATTCGCCATCATGTGCGGAGAGACGCTGCAGCTTGACACAACAAACATGGTCTGTGTTCTTCTCAGCAAAGGTGCTTCCGCCAACTCCATTCCGATGGATTTATTTGCACCATATCTACGGGATGAAGCCACAAGTTCCGGGCAGAAAGGCAAGAATGTGATTAGTTCTGCTGCAGAGACTGCGTGGTGCTCCCTAGCCACAAAGACCAGGCTCGCAAGGAACATCAATCTCACCCAGAGGTACTTTCTGGAAAAGTCcacgaagatgaagccaccCTCTGCGAAAAAACGGCAGATCGCTGGGATCAAAAACTGTCAGGGGCTGCTGGGTATTCCGTATTTCCTTGTTGGCCAAACCGTTGCCACCgatcttctcatccagaGGTTGCTCACTCATCTCATGATGCCCACTAAACAGCCATTGGTGTTATGCTTCGCTGGCCCTAGTGGCCATGGAAAGACTGAACTGGCGCGGCAGCTCGGTCATCTTCTATCACTGGACTTGGAAGTTGTTGACTGCACCACATTCACTCATGAGATGGAGCTGTTTGGTCCCAGGGCGCCTTACCACGGTTACCAAAAAGGATCATCAGTCAACAACTTTCTCGTGGAGCATTCTGGAAGACAGTGTATTGTTTTCTTAGATGAATTcgaaaagacgacgaaggAAATTCATCAAAGT
This window contains:
- a CDS encoding AAA domain (dynein-related subfamily) domain-containing protein; the encoded protein is MGYQSDAQKSVHDTNEDSFPKEWDFTLPRLPWLEISTEDDFSPDSLAAAIQHGVTAYRLRSYLNTYDPRLLGQDINANVMGFPLIFYAVESNDENMVRLLTEFGASASAVHDAFQVPLLAFAIMCGETLQLDTTNMVCVLLSKGASANSIPMDLFAPYLRDEATSSGQKATKTRLARNINLTQRYFLEKSTKMKPPSAKKRQIAGIKNCQGLLGIPYFLVGQTVATDLLIQRLLTHLMMPTKQPLVLCFAGPSGHGKTELARQLGHLLSLDLEVVDCTTFTHEMELFGPRAPYHGYQKGSSVNNFLVEHSGRQCIVFLDEFEKTTKEIHQSLLLPFDNGEYRDRRTGDRINCSNTIWIMATNALDDTILDFYDHNDAIAGDDAGERARLLRKLCQQLQEGFLQKFGAPVTGRISDFIPLLPFSAGEQAVITHKCLLELAEDLRLPISLTKGPAERLIGDIRLLIRRDGTVCSTLAKAHYHNKLGARSLKAGAEKVKRIVLDAYLDDDEEIEEQNTLRDVVVDVDGDEIVGKILPVTKATA